The proteins below come from a single bacterium genomic window:
- a CDS encoding electron transfer flavoprotein subunit alpha, translated as MSLLIDKDTCIGCGKCVGACPFGALSMADRLAVVDEDACTLCGACIEVCPVKALALPERGAPRRDLGDYRGVWIVAEQKGGKVQSVTFELLGAGMRLAQARGVDLAAVLIGSDLETAAAELISRGAGRVYLVEDPSLERFVDEAYARIICRLIREHRPEIVLTGATAIGRALIPRVAAEVGTGLTADCTGLEIDPESGNLLQTRPAFGGNIMATILCEDYRPQMATVRHKVMKEAEADPGRSGEIVRVMPQEGETSARTSVLEVVEEFETAVNIAEADIIVSGGRGLKGPENFGMLRELADLLGGAVGASRSAVDAEWISYAHQVGQTGKTVQAKVYIACGISGAIQHLVGMQSSDTIVAINKDPHAPIFQVADFGIVGDLFEVVPALIRALKSRRNG; from the coding sequence ATGAGCCTGCTGATAGATAAAGATACCTGTATCGGCTGCGGCAAGTGCGTCGGCGCCTGCCCCTTCGGCGCCCTGTCGATGGCGGACCGTCTGGCGGTGGTCGACGAAGACGCCTGCACGCTCTGCGGCGCCTGCATCGAGGTCTGCCCGGTAAAGGCGCTCGCTCTTCCGGAGCGCGGGGCTCCCCGGCGGGATCTGGGCGATTACCGCGGGGTGTGGATCGTGGCCGAACAGAAGGGGGGGAAGGTTCAGTCCGTGACGTTCGAGCTTCTGGGCGCGGGCATGCGTCTGGCCCAAGCTCGGGGAGTCGATCTGGCCGCGGTTCTTATCGGCAGCGATCTGGAGACGGCGGCCGCGGAATTGATCTCCCGGGGAGCGGGAAGAGTCTACCTGGTCGAAGATCCCTCGCTGGAGCGTTTCGTCGACGAGGCGTATGCCCGGATCATCTGCCGATTGATCCGGGAGCACCGCCCGGAGATCGTTTTAACCGGCGCGACCGCCATCGGCCGCGCTTTGATCCCCCGGGTGGCCGCCGAGGTCGGGACCGGGCTGACGGCCGATTGCACCGGTTTGGAAATAGACCCCGAATCCGGCAATCTTCTCCAGACCCGCCCGGCTTTCGGGGGCAATATCATGGCCACCATTCTCTGCGAGGACTACCGGCCCCAGATGGCGACCGTCCGTCATAAAGTCATGAAGGAAGCCGAAGCGGACCCCGGACGTTCCGGCGAAATCGTCAGGGTTATGCCGCAGGAGGGGGAAACCTCCGCCCGCACCTCGGTCCTGGAAGTGGTGGAGGAGTTCGAAACCGCGGTCAACATCGCCGAAGCCGATATCATCGTTTCGGGGGGGAGGGGCCTGAAAGGGCCCGAAAACTTCGGAATGCTCAGGGAACTGGCCGATCTTCTGGGCGGCGCCGTGGGCGCCTCCCGGTCGGCCGTCGACGCCGAGTGGATTTCGTACGCGCATCAGGTGGGCCAGACCGGGAAAACCGTCCAGGCCAAGGTTTACATCGCCTGCGGGATTTCGGGAGCGATCCAGCACCTGGTGGGCATGCAGTCCTCGGACACGATCGTGGCCATCAACAAGGATCCGCACGCTCCTATCTTCCAGGTCGCCGACTTCGGAATCGTGGGAGATCTTTTCGAGGTCGTTCCCGCCCTGATCCGGGCGCTCAAGAGCCGCCGCAACGGCTGA
- a CDS encoding carbamoyltransferase: MYILGISAYYHDSAAALIQDGKIVAAAQEERFTRKKQDFNFPRNAIEYCLKQAGISINDLSYVAFYDKPLLKFERILDTYMAFAPRGFKSFYQAIPLWLKQKLHIKDTLHQELDYGGKILFPEHHESHGAACFYPSPFREAAFLTIDGVGEWATTSFGVGKDNRLTLMAEIDFPHSLGLLYAAFTYYCGFKVNSGEYKLMGLAPYGRPRFAPLIKEKMVDIKPDGSFRLNLDYFDYMVGNRMTNAAFHDLFGAPPRRSEDYIDQHYMDCAASIQEVTEEIMLKMVKNIHERTGMDNLCMAGGVALNCTANGRILREGPFKDIWIQPAAGDAGGALGAALLVWYQYLGNERKVVEGRDFQQGSYLGPEFGPDEVKSYLDGINADYEYVPTEEIPEKIADLIAQQNVIGWFQGRMEFGPRALGARSILGDARSGEMQSIMNLKIKFRESFRPFAPAVLREKVAEYFETDYASPYMLLITDVREERRLPMPTEAEAEQKLEEEKAVLRKEIVDLKEVNRHKEAAKVERLLENTDYLKFRNIIHHPRSDVPAITHVNYSARLQTVDRDGGNPLYYDMIKTFDEKYGCPVIVNTSFNVRGEPIVCTPEEAFRCFMRTKMDYLLLGNYLLDKRQQKEWKEEFDWMKEFTLD; encoded by the coding sequence ATGTACATTCTCGGAATTTCGGCCTACTACCACGATTCCGCCGCCGCTTTGATTCAGGACGGGAAGATCGTCGCCGCGGCCCAGGAGGAGCGGTTCACCCGCAAGAAACAGGATTTTAATTTTCCCCGCAACGCCATCGAATACTGCCTGAAGCAGGCGGGAATTTCCATCAACGACCTTTCTTACGTAGCCTTTTACGACAAACCCCTGCTCAAATTCGAAAGGATCCTCGACACGTACATGGCTTTTGCTCCCCGGGGCTTCAAGTCGTTTTATCAGGCGATTCCGCTCTGGCTGAAGCAGAAACTCCACATCAAGGATACCCTCCACCAGGAACTCGACTATGGCGGTAAGATACTCTTCCCCGAACACCACGAATCCCATGGCGCCGCCTGTTTTTATCCTTCCCCCTTCCGCGAAGCCGCTTTTCTCACCATCGACGGAGTGGGGGAATGGGCGACCACCAGTTTCGGGGTGGGCAAGGACAACCGCCTGACCCTGATGGCGGAGATCGATTTCCCCCACTCCCTGGGGCTGCTCTATGCCGCGTTTACCTACTACTGCGGTTTCAAGGTCAATTCCGGCGAGTACAAGCTGATGGGGCTGGCCCCCTACGGTCGTCCGCGGTTCGCACCCTTGATCAAGGAGAAGATGGTCGACATCAAACCGGACGGCTCGTTCCGGCTTAACCTCGATTATTTCGATTACATGGTCGGCAACCGGATGACCAACGCCGCCTTTCACGATCTTTTCGGCGCTCCTCCCCGGCGGTCCGAGGATTATATCGATCAGCACTACATGGACTGCGCGGCCTCGATCCAGGAAGTCACCGAAGAAATCATGCTGAAGATGGTCAAAAACATCCACGAGCGTACCGGAATGGATAATCTCTGCATGGCCGGCGGCGTGGCTTTGAACTGCACCGCCAACGGCCGGATTCTCCGGGAAGGCCCCTTCAAGGACATCTGGATTCAACCCGCGGCGGGCGATGCCGGCGGGGCTTTGGGAGCCGCTCTGCTGGTCTGGTATCAATACCTGGGGAACGAACGCAAGGTCGTCGAGGGCAGGGACTTCCAGCAGGGCTCCTATCTAGGGCCCGAGTTCGGCCCGGACGAGGTCAAGAGCTACCTGGACGGGATCAACGCCGACTACGAATACGTTCCCACCGAGGAAATCCCCGAAAAGATAGCGGACCTGATCGCCCAGCAGAACGTCATCGGCTGGTTTCAGGGGCGCATGGAGTTCGGTCCCCGGGCTCTGGGCGCCCGGAGCATTCTCGGAGACGCCCGTTCCGGAGAGATGCAGTCGATCATGAATCTGAAGATCAAGTTCCGGGAGTCATTCCGTCCGTTCGCCCCGGCGGTTCTCCGCGAGAAGGTCGCCGAGTACTTCGAGACCGATTACGCCAGTCCCTATATGCTTCTGATCACCGATGTCAGGGAAGAACGGCGTTTGCCCATGCCGACCGAAGCCGAGGCCGAGCAGAAACTGGAAGAGGAAAAAGCCGTCCTGCGCAAGGAAATCGTGGACCTCAAGGAGGTCAACCGGCATAAAGAGGCGGCCAAGGTGGAGCGTCTCCTGGAAAACACGGACTACCTGAAATTCCGGAATATCATCCACCATCCCCGTTCCGACGTTCCCGCCATCACTCACGTCAATTATTCCGCCCGGCTGCAGACGGTCGACCGCGACGGAGGCAATCCGCTGTATTACGATATGATCAAAACATTCGACGAGAAATACGGCTGCCCCGTAATCGTCAATACCTCGTTCAATGTCCGGGGAGAGCCGATCGTCTGCACCCCGGAAGAAGCCTTCCGCTGCTTCATGCGGACGAAGATGGACTACCTGCTGCTGGGCAACTACCTGCTCGACAAGCGGCAGCAGAAGGAATGGAAAGAAGAATTCGACTGGATGAAGGAGTTTACCCTTGATTGA
- the smc gene encoding chromosome segregation protein SMC: MYLKKIEFNGFKSFAEKTELVIPPGVTAIVGPNGCGKTNVVDAISWVLGEQSAKQLRGYKMEDVIFNGTTARQAVGMAEVSLTFDNADGTLPLDFSEVTLTRRVFRSGEGQYFINRKPCRLRDINELVLGTGLGNRSYSLVGQGRIDQVLRSRPEERRFLLEEAAGISKYRKKREEALRKLEHTQNNLLRIDDIIREVKRQLAVAERQTRQAEQYRKHRERLRELEIALGLLKLEEIRRVEQESGAEREGLESSYRGLQDRATELEEKLSRLRRDLKKEEDAFHQARSAQITGRAEIDKAGHRRELNRRQIGDIQNHVQRLIGEKEKTARDLEEGRKTAVALEGELGKLAAANREQEAELERREAELRGLVGRLDEAQRQAADYRNRLLENSRAEARLNNEYAGVEAGSKELVLRKRRLAVQIERLEEAGKEQEEEQVSASEVIEEREAEMRRLKEELKTASAAASAAAEAHRAAVARRDEQVLALKVKESRDRLLRDSETFPGEGADGIKCLLDAGEDRFPSRAGIVGLLADFIEVDSGFEALLEALLGDKERALVVEDRATAEAAATLLRDAQAGRTVLLVRSRLEPREPASAEIYRHIRFSGPMKGLETAVLGVPDPSAGAAGFRVIAPGTVERSDGSVIWAGTASSSGRIYSRSRMLEELSAEIAAATGALEQAELERSAAERDREEKDAFLRDLSIRLRDGELAQAIASRESDRLKKGLEQVRLELAGARREVEEIESDLVRLSGRKNELEAKLTKDPVRSEDGARGLKDAEAASARIGSEVREAERGITGLKIALASSREREDSLSTRLKMLKRELAGHEAALTSREEQITAGRDRVSELERENDELAGEIELRSRELEEGTAGIERLRLSVEEWERRCTDAEKEYQNVRPSLQEAQEKVGQVEVRLAEARLRRNNISQRIREAYGVELEALEVPEGDFDQDAMAGEAESIKEKMAKMTNINLAALEDKEVFDARLKLLLEQKEDLESARIHIEEAIRKINITARERLAATFDIVRNSFRDIFRQLFEGGKADLVLDNEKDILDSGLEIVAQPPGKKLQHINLLSGGERAMTTIAFIFALFKVQPSPFYLLDEIDAPLDGVNISRFVHLLKSRSGEAQFIIITHNKQTIAEADVLYGITMEESGVSKVVSVKFSPEKTEA, encoded by the coding sequence ATGTATCTGAAGAAGATCGAGTTCAACGGATTCAAGTCGTTCGCCGAAAAGACCGAACTCGTAATCCCTCCCGGCGTTACCGCCATCGTCGGACCCAACGGCTGCGGCAAGACCAACGTCGTCGATGCCATCAGCTGGGTTTTGGGGGAACAGAGCGCCAAGCAACTGCGCGGCTATAAGATGGAGGACGTCATCTTTAACGGCACCACCGCCCGGCAGGCGGTGGGAATGGCCGAAGTATCGCTGACGTTCGACAACGCCGACGGGACTCTTCCTCTCGATTTTTCCGAGGTGACGCTGACCCGCCGCGTCTTCAGATCGGGGGAGGGACAGTATTTCATCAACCGCAAGCCCTGCCGTCTGCGCGATATCAACGAGCTGGTGCTGGGGACCGGCCTGGGCAACCGGTCGTACAGCCTGGTCGGCCAAGGCCGGATCGACCAGGTGCTGCGTTCCCGTCCGGAAGAACGGAGATTCCTCCTGGAAGAAGCCGCCGGGATCAGCAAGTACCGTAAAAAGCGAGAAGAGGCTCTGCGCAAACTCGAACACACCCAGAACAACCTGCTGCGGATCGACGACATCATCCGGGAAGTCAAACGTCAGCTGGCGGTGGCGGAACGGCAGACCCGCCAGGCCGAACAGTACCGGAAACACCGGGAACGGCTCCGGGAGCTGGAGATCGCGCTCGGTCTGCTCAAGTTGGAGGAAATCCGGCGGGTGGAGCAGGAGTCCGGGGCCGAGCGGGAAGGCCTGGAATCCTCCTACCGCGGACTTCAGGACCGGGCGACCGAACTCGAAGAAAAATTGAGCCGGCTGCGCCGGGATCTGAAGAAGGAGGAGGACGCGTTTCACCAGGCTCGATCCGCCCAGATAACCGGCCGCGCCGAAATCGACAAAGCCGGCCATCGCCGGGAGCTGAACCGGCGTCAGATCGGAGATATCCAGAACCACGTCCAGCGCCTGATCGGGGAAAAGGAGAAGACGGCGCGGGATCTGGAAGAGGGGAGGAAAACCGCGGTCGCTCTCGAGGGCGAACTGGGAAAACTCGCCGCCGCCAACCGGGAGCAGGAGGCGGAGCTGGAACGGCGCGAAGCCGAACTGCGGGGCCTGGTCGGGCGTTTGGACGAAGCTCAGCGCCAGGCGGCCGACTATCGGAACCGCCTCCTGGAAAATTCCCGCGCCGAAGCGCGGTTGAACAACGAATACGCCGGGGTCGAGGCCGGGAGCAAGGAGCTGGTTCTGAGGAAGCGCCGCCTGGCCGTGCAGATCGAGCGCCTGGAAGAAGCGGGGAAGGAACAGGAGGAGGAACAGGTCTCGGCGTCGGAGGTCATCGAGGAACGGGAAGCCGAAATGCGCCGGCTGAAGGAAGAACTGAAGACCGCATCGGCGGCAGCGTCTGCCGCCGCCGAAGCGCACCGGGCGGCCGTCGCGCGCCGCGACGAGCAGGTATTGGCCTTGAAGGTCAAGGAATCCCGGGATCGGCTGCTGCGCGATTCCGAGACTTTCCCGGGGGAAGGCGCGGACGGGATCAAGTGCCTGCTCGACGCCGGCGAAGATCGTTTCCCGTCCCGTGCCGGGATCGTCGGTCTCCTTGCCGACTTTATCGAGGTCGATTCCGGTTTTGAAGCGCTGCTGGAGGCTTTGTTGGGAGATAAGGAAAGGGCGCTGGTGGTCGAGGATCGGGCCACCGCCGAAGCGGCCGCGACGCTCCTGCGCGACGCCCAAGCCGGCCGGACCGTTCTCCTGGTCCGCTCCCGGCTGGAGCCACGGGAGCCGGCTTCGGCCGAGATCTACCGGCACATACGTTTCTCCGGCCCCATGAAGGGGTTGGAAACGGCCGTGCTGGGCGTGCCCGACCCGTCCGCCGGCGCCGCCGGTTTCAGGGTGATCGCCCCCGGTACGGTGGAGCGTTCCGACGGTTCCGTAATCTGGGCGGGGACGGCGTCATCTTCCGGCCGAATATATTCCCGTTCCCGGATGCTCGAGGAACTGTCTGCGGAGATCGCGGCGGCGACCGGCGCACTCGAGCAGGCGGAGCTGGAGCGCTCCGCCGCCGAGCGGGATCGGGAGGAGAAAGACGCCTTTCTGCGCGACCTGTCGATTCGGCTTCGCGACGGGGAACTGGCCCAGGCCATAGCGAGCAGGGAATCGGACCGATTGAAAAAGGGGCTGGAGCAGGTCCGCCTGGAACTGGCCGGCGCGCGCCGGGAGGTGGAGGAGATCGAATCCGACCTGGTCCGTCTGAGCGGGCGAAAGAACGAGTTGGAGGCGAAGCTGACCAAGGATCCTGTCCGCAGCGAGGACGGGGCCCGCGGGCTGAAGGATGCGGAAGCGGCTTCCGCCCGGATCGGCTCCGAGGTTCGGGAGGCGGAACGGGGCATTACCGGCTTGAAGATAGCCCTGGCCTCGTCCCGGGAACGGGAAGATTCCCTCTCCACCCGGTTGAAAATGCTCAAGCGGGAGCTGGCCGGCCATGAGGCCGCGCTGACATCCCGGGAAGAGCAGATAACCGCCGGACGGGACCGGGTCTCCGAACTTGAACGGGAAAACGACGAACTGGCCGGGGAGATCGAACTCCGGAGCCGGGAATTGGAGGAGGGAACGGCCGGGATCGAACGCCTGCGCTTGTCGGTGGAGGAATGGGAACGCCGCTGCACAGATGCGGAAAAAGAGTATCAGAACGTCAGGCCGTCCCTGCAGGAAGCTCAGGAGAAAGTCGGCCAGGTCGAGGTCAGGTTGGCGGAAGCGCGTCTGCGCCGGAACAATATCTCCCAGAGAATCAGGGAAGCGTACGGGGTGGAGCTGGAGGCACTGGAAGTACCGGAAGGAGATTTCGATCAGGACGCCATGGCCGGGGAAGCGGAATCGATTAAAGAAAAAATGGCGAAGATGACCAATATCAACTTGGCGGCCCTGGAGGACAAGGAAGTTTTCGACGCCCGTCTCAAGCTGCTCCTGGAACAGAAAGAAGATCTGGAATCGGCCCGGATCCATATCGAGGAAGCTATCCGCAAGATCAACATCACCGCCCGGGAGCGGCTGGCGGCCACGTTCGATATCGTCCGCAATTCCTTCCGGGATATTTTCCGCCAGCTCTTCGAGGGGGGCAAGGCCGACCTGGTTCTGGACAACGAGAAGGACATTCTCGACAGCGGTCTGGAGATCGTGGCCCAACCTCCCGGGAAAAAGCTCCAGCACATCAACCTGCTTTCGGGGGGAGAACGGGCCATGACCACCATCGCCTTCATCTTCGCCCTGTTCAAGGTTCAGCCCAGCCCCTTCTACCTGCTGGACGAGATCGACGCCCCCCTGGACGGGGTGAACATCAGCCGCTTCGTCCACCTGC